GATGGCATGCGCGGGGATGACCCGACGCGCATCGTGCCCAGCCCCAAGAGCCGGCGAGCGCTGCCGAAAGTGCTGTCGCTGGCCGAGGTCGACACGCTGCTCACCACGGCGGAAACGGAAGCCAGCAAGGCGGCCTCGCCGCAGAAGCAGGCAACGGCTCAGCGGCTCTACGTGCTGCTCGAACTGCTCTATGCCACCGGGCTGCGCGTCAGCGAGCTGGTGAGCCTGCGCCGCTCGGCTGTGATGCGCGATGCCGGTTTCCTCACCGTGGTGGGCAAGGGCAGCAAGGAGCGCATCGTGCCGCTTAACGACCGGGCGCGCGATGCCGTAAAAGCCTATGCCGCAACGCTTGAAAAGGACGAGGTTTTCCTGTTCCCGGCAGCGGGGGCGGAGGGCTATCTGAGCCGGCAGGTTTTTGCCCGTGATCTCAAGCAGTTGGCCATGGATGCCGGCATCACGCCATCCCGCGTTGCGCCACACGTGCTGCGGCACGCCTTTGCCAGCCACCTGCTGGCCGGCGGGGCCGATCTGCGCGTGGTGCAGATGCTGCTCGGCCATGCCGATATCTCGACCACCCAGATCTATACCCATGTGCTGGACGAGAAACTGCGCACGCTGGTGGAGACGCATCACCCGCTGGCGGAGGGGTGAGCATGGTGCCACGCCCTCGTGGTTCGAGGCTCGTAAAGAACTCGCACCTCACCATGAGGGCTACTGGTTGCTCGCTTTTTCATAGTAGCCCTCATGGTGAGGTGCGCCGTTTGGCGCCTCGAACCACGAGGGCGTGGCACAATGTTCCTGTGCCTCGCGACCCACAAGCCTTGACTTGGCATTGCGCCATCGCCACTTTCCGGCCACTTTAGAGCGCAAGAGCAGCGACCCATAATCCAGGGTCCCCAGATAGACCCGAACGGGCAGGTTGATGCAGTCTTATCTCGATTTCGAAAAGCCGGTTGCCGATCTTGAGGGCAAGATCGCCGAACTCAAGGCCATGGCCACCAGCGACCAGGCCGTGAGCATTGACGAAGAGGTCAACCGGCTCTCCAGCCGCGCCGACGAGGCGCTGGTCGAAATCTACAAGAAGCTCACCCCCTGGCAGAAGACGCAGGTGGCCCGCCACCCGCAGCGCCCGCATTTTTCCGACTATGTCGGCAAGCTCATCACCGAATGGACGCCGCTGGCCGGCGACCGCAAATATCGCGAAGACGCGGCCCTGCTGGCCGGCTTCGGGCGCTTCAACGGGCAGGCCGTGGCCATTCTCGGCCAGGAAAAGGGCAGCTCGACCGAAACCCGCCTCAAGCACAATTTCGGCATGGCCAGCCCCGAGGGCTATCGCAAGGCCGTCCGCATCATGGACATGGCCGACCGCTTCAACATTCCGATGATTTCCTTCGTCGATACGGCCGGCGCCTATCCCGGCATCGGCGCCGAGGAGCGCGGCCAGGCCGAGGCCATCGCCCGCTCGACGGAAAAATGCCTTGAGCTGGGCGTGCCCAATATCGCCATCGTCATCGGCGAAGGCGGCTCGGGCGGCGCCATCGCCATCGCCGTGGCCAACCGCGTGCTGATGCTGGAAAACGCCATCTATTCGGTGATTTCGCCTGAAGCGGGCGCCTCGATCCTGTTCCGCGACGCTGCCAGGGCGCAGGACATGGCGACGGCCCAGAAGATCACCGCGCAGGACCTGCTCGGCTTCGGCGTGATCGACGGCATCATCCCCGAACCGGCCGGCGGCGCCCACCGCCACCACGAAGCCATCATGGATGCCACCCGTGGCGCCATTGCCAAGTTCCTCGGCGATTTCGAGGGCAAGGGACGGCTGGAAACGCGCGAGCATCGCCGCGAGAAATTTTTGGCCATCGGGACGACGCTTTAGGATTAGGGGATACCCCTCCTAACCTCCCCCTGATAGGGGGAGGAACCGTGCGGTGGCTTGGGCGAGATCGTGCCATATCCTCGATCTGCTCCTCCCCCTATTAGGGGGAGGGTGGGAGGGGGTATCTACGAAGAAACCCCCACACGCTTGCGTGATATTGCCCTGCTTCCAGCCAATTATGCGGCGTGCTAACGCTTCGTTCACCAGCAAAACTCATGCTGCGGTAACCACCGGGCCCTATGGGTCACCGCTTCAACACGTCCTTTGAGCTGCCGACCTTGACCGCCACCATGCTTCGCAAAATTTCCTCGGCGCTGATCCTGCTCTGGGTCGCCTTCGGGCTGGTCGCCTGCGGCGGTTTCCTGCCGAAATCCAGCGACAATCGGCATAACCAGCCGCTGTCCAGTGTGGTGCAGGCAGGGTTGCGCAATATGGGCTCGTCGCCCGGCGAAGCCATGCTCGTGCGCATCTTCAAGGAGGAAAAGACCCTCGAAGTGTGGAAGCGCACCACATCAGGCTCGTTCCGACTGTTCAAGACTTACGAGATCTGCGCTTATTCCGGCGATCTCGGCCCCAAGATCAAGGAAGGCGACCGGCAGAGCCCCGAGGGCTTCTACACCATCACGCCTGGCCTGATGAATCCGCGCTCCAGCTATTACCTGGCCTTCAATACCGGCTTTCCCAACAAGTTCGACCGCGTCTGGGGCCGCACCGGCACCGACCTGATGGTGCATGGCGACTGCTCGTCGCGCGGCTGCTACGCCATGACCGATGACGGTATTGCCGAGATTTATGCCCTGGCCCGCGAAAGCTTCAAGGGCGGCAACCAGAGCTTCCAGCTGCAGATCTTCCCGTTCAAGATGACCGCCGCCAAGCTGGCGCAGAAGGCCTCGAGCCCGCATATCGGCTTCTGGAAGGACATCAAGGAAGGCTATGACCTGTTCGAGCTGACCAAGACGCCGCCGGCCTGGGATGTCTGCGAGCGCCAGTATATCTTCAACGCCGTTGGCGGCGGGGCACTCAACCCGCTGGGCCCCTGCCCCGCCGTGGTGCAGAATGCCGCGCTGACCGAACGGCAGCAGGCCGACGACATCGCCTATGCCGCCGCTGTGGAAAGCGAAGCGCAGAAGGCGGCGCGGCTGGCGGCGGAAGCCGAACGGCAGGCCGCTGCAGAAGCGGCGGCCAAGGCGCGCGGCGAAGCCATTGGCGGCTTCTTCAGCGGCATCGGCAACATGTTCGGCGGCAAGGATGCCGATATCGTGCCTGTCATGTCAGGCCAGCCCGCGCCCCGGCCGATGCCACCGCTGGTGCGGTAGACGTTACAAAGCCCTCATGATGAGCCTCCTGAGGTCTACTGGTCACTGAGAATTGCGATACCATATCCAGGCCGCAATCTGCGCCGATGGACGCGGCAGCCAGTATGGAGACACCAGCGGTGGAAGAGTCAGCAGCGGTCACTGTCCAGGGTGAGACCAGGCCCGTGCCGGCCGAGCGCCGCAAGGGCATGCCGCTGGCCAATGTACTGAGCTTCGTGGTCGGGCTGGTGGGTATCGCGGCGATCGGCGCCAGCGCCTGGTTCTACAGCGAAACCCAGCGCGAGATCGTGCGGCTCTCCACCGATATCGCCCAGTTGCGCGTCAGCCTCGAACTGTTCGGCCGCCAGCAGGGTACGCCATCGGGCACCGACGCGGCAAATCTGACGGACCTGGCCAATCGGCTCGCCATTCTGGAAGAGAGCTGGCGCAGCGCCCCGGCACCGGCCACCAGCCTGCCCGCGGTTCCCGCTGCGGCACCCGCAACGGCGCAGGGCGGCGATTGCCTGCCCACCGGAACGCGGTTCCTGGTCGGAGCCGGCGACAGCTACCCGCTCTGCGACGTGGCCGGCACGGTCGAGATCGGCGCGGTGGATAATGGCTTCATTTCACTGAGCGATGGCACGGTCATCGCCGCCGGCGGCAATATCGGCCTGCCCGGCTCGGCCTGCATGATCGGCGTAGTCTCCGCCGGCGAGGTGACGGGATATGCCGAGATCAGGGTGACGTGCTGAGGGTGGGCACGCCCGATCGCCCTCTGTTCCTTTCAGCCTTCTGTGGCTCCCATCACCCCACCCTCTATCCCTCCCCATCAAGGGGAGGGAGGCGCCAGCTCAGAGGCCAGTGTTCATCGTCTCCCTCCCCCTTGTGGGGAGGGATCAAGGGTGGGGGTAGCCACACACACCGAACGACGGGAGACGGAAATGAAAAGGCCCGGATCGCTCCGGGCCTTTGCGCATTCTAGAATGCACCGTGACAGTGCTTGAACTTCTTGCCTGAGCCGCAGGGGCATGGGGCGTTGCGGGAGACGCCGACCAGTAGCTTGGGATCGATGGGCCGCAGGGACTTGTCGGCATCCTGCTCGTCGCCCCGCCCGTCGGCAAAGGGACCGGCGGCAAAGCCAGGGCCCGGCACGGTGCCGGACACATCGCTTTCCGCATCGTTTTCGCCCGTGGTCGGGTCGATATGGGTCTCGCGCAAGCGGCTGAGATCAGCCACCGGCGGCGCCACCGGGCGCGGCTGCAGCTCGACATGGCTGAGCTGGGTGGTCACCAGTTCGCGCAGGTTGACCAGCAGGCCCTGGAACAACTCATAGGCTTCCTGCTTGTATTCGTTGAGCGGATCGCGCTGGGCGATGCCGCGCCAGCCCACCACCTTGGAGAGGTGGTCGAGCGTCACCAGGTGCTCGCGCCACAGCCCGTCGATCGACTGCAGCAGGATGGATTTTTCCACCTGGCGCATCACGGTCGGATTAGGGGCGCCGGCAGCGGCCATATTGGCAATGGTGCGCTCTTCCTTGGCGGCGACCTGGGCATCGGCGGCGGCAATCAGCCGCTCGGTGACGATTTCGGGATCGATGCCTTCCTCGGCGGCCCATTCGGCCACCGGCACATCGATATTGAGATAGGTCTTGGCGGCAGCGGTCGAGCTGCTCGGCATTCCACTGCTCGGGATAGGAGCGCGGCGGGATGGCCTTGGCGACGATATTGTCGACCACGTCATGACGCATGTCGATGACGGTCTCGCTGACATCCTCGGCATCCATCATCTCGATACGCTGCTCGAAGATCACCTTGCGCTGATCGTTCATCACGTCGTCGTATTTGAGGATGTTCTTGCGGATATCGAAGTTACGCGCCTCGACCTTGCCCTGCGCGCGCTCGATGGCCTTGGTGACCCATGGGTGGGTGATGGACTCGCCCTGCTCCAGCCCCAGCTTGCCGAGCATGGAATCCATGCTGTCGACCGGGAAGATGCGCATCAGGTCGTCTTGCAGCGACAGGAAGAAGGCCGAATGGCCCGGATCGCCCTGGCGGCCGGAACGGCCACGCAACTGGTTGTCGATACGGCGGCTCTCGTGGCGTTCGGTGCCGATGACCATGAGCCCGCCGGCGGCCAGCGCTTTGGCCTTGTCGGCGGCGATGGTGGACTTGATCTCGGCGATCTTGGCCTCGCGGGCCTCGCCCTCAAGGCCCTCGGTCTCGCGCTGGATGCGCATTTCGAGGTTGCCGCCCAGCTGGATATCGGTGCCGCGACCGGCCATGTTGGTGGCGATGGTGATGGCGCCCGGCAGGCCGGCATCGGCGACGATGAAGGCTTCCTGCTCGTGGTGGCGGGCATTGAGCACGTTCATGCTGCCGACATTCTTCTTGCGCAGCAGATCGGCCAGCATTTCCGACTTTTCGATCGAGGTGGTGCCAACAAGCACGGGCTGGCCGCGCTCCTGACACTGCTTGATCAGATCGGCGATGGCGTTGAACTTTTCATCGGCGGTGCGGAAGATGGCGTCTTCGTCATCGACACGCTGCACCGGCACGTTGGTGGGAATGGTCACCACATCGAGCTTGTAGATGTCGGCGAATTCCTCGGCCTCGGTCGCCGCCGTACCGGTCATGCCGGCCAGCTTCTTGTAGAGGCGGAAATAGTTCTGGAAGGTGATCGAGGCCAGCGTCTGGTTTTCCGGCTGGATCTTGACGTGTTCCTTGGCTTCCAGTGCCTGGTGCAGGCCTTCCGAATAGCGGCGGCCCGGCATCATGCGGCCGGAGAATTCGTCGATGATCACGACTTCGTCATTGCGGACGATATAGTCCTTGTCCTTGCGGAACAGCTTGTGGGCACGCAGGGCCGAATTGGCGTGGTGCACCAGGGCGACGTTTTCCACGTCATAGAGAGAGCCGGTCTTGAGCAGCCCTTCCTCGGTCAGCCGGGCTTCGAGCTTTTCGATGCCCTGATCGGTGAAGGTGGCGGCGCGCTGCTTTTCGTCGAGGTCGAAATCGCCCTCTTCGATGATCGGCATCAGGCTGTCGATCTTGGTATAGAGGTCGCTGCGATCGTCGGACGGGCCGGAAATGATCAGCGGCGTCCGCGCCTCGTCGATCAGGATCGAGTCTACTTCGTCGACAATGGCGAAGGCATGGCCGCGCTGCACCATCTGGGCGCGGGTATATTTCATGTTGTCGCGCAGATAGTCGAAGCCGAGTTCGTTATTGGTGCCGTAGGTGATGTCGGCGGCATAGGCCGCCTTGCGCTCGGCATCGGTCAGGCCATGGACGATGACGCCCCAGCTGAGGCCGAGGAAATTGTAGATCTGGCCCATCCAGGCGGCGTCGCGCCTGACCAGGTAGTCGTTGACGGTGACCAGATGCGCGCCCTGCCCGGTCAGGGCATTGAGATACATCGGCAGCGTCGCCACCAGCGTCTTGCCTTCACCGGTCCGCATTTCGGCAATGCCGCGCTCGTTCATCACCATGCCGCCGATAAGCTGCACGTCGAAATGGCGCATGCCCAGCACCCGCTTGGACGCCTCACGCACCGTGGCGAAGGCCGGCACGATCAGATCGTCGAGGTCGGCACCGTTTTCGAACTGTGCCCTGAATTCGGCGGTACGGGCGCGCAGTTCGTCATCGCTGAGCTTTTCCAGTTGCGGCTCAAGCGCGTTGATCGCGTTGACCTTGGCCTGGAATCGCTTGACGTGGCGGTCTGACGGAGACCCGAATATCCGCCGGGCGAGCGAGGCAAGTGCCATAGATCAGGTCCTTTTATGACTCATCGGGGTGCGGCGGGGAAATTGCGGAATGGACCGTTGGGCCGCGTCGACGCGATGAGAAAGCCTTTCCGGCTTTGAATTTCTGGTGTCCCGCCACAGGGCGGAAAAAGCGCGTGAGATGTAAGAGCGGACCCCTGTCTTGTCAACGTCGCCGAAATGGGCGACACCTGCCTGCCCTGCCGGAAATCCCGGCAGAAACAGGATCTTCGGCTGTCGATCCCCTGCATGGCACGGTGCGGCACATTTTGGCCCCGGTGACATGCAAGGCAGGCCGGAGCGCCGCGCCGGACCGACGGGCGTGCCTATCGCCGACGACAACACGCCAGGACGCAATTATAGCAAGCGCCGGCCAAGGAGACCGACCCGATGAAATTTTCTCTTTCACGCCTCGCCCGTAACGCGAGCGTTCTTGCCCTGATGCTGGGGGCTGGCATGGCCGCCCCCGCCTTCGCACAGGACGCCGCGCCCGCCGAGGCCGCACCCCCGGCCGCCGAAGCGCCGGCCGCTGCCTCCCCCGACACCGTGGTGGCTACGGTTGGCGGCGAGCCGATCACCGAGGCCGACCTGAGCTTTGCCGCTGAGGACCTGACCCAGCAGTTGAACCAGATGCCGCCCGACCAGCGCCGGCCTTTCCTGCTGCGCGTGCTGATCGACACCAAGATGGTGGCCCAGGCAGGCCGGCAGGCCGGGCTGGCCGATGCGCCGCTGTTCAAGCAGCGCATCCACTATCTCGAGGAACGCGCCCTGCACAGCGCCTATCTGAGCGAAGCCTTCGTCAAGGAAGTGACCGAAGACGCCGTGCGCGCCGACTATGACAAATTCGTCGCCGATTTCGTGCCGGCGGACGAAATCCGCGCCAGCCACATCCTGGTCGAGACCGAGGAAAAGGCCAATGAGCTGAAGGCCGAACTGGATGGCGGCGCCGACTTCGCCACGCTGGCCAAGGAAAATTCGATCGATCCCGGCGCAGCCAATGGCGGCGACCTGGGCTTTTTCGGCAAGGGCATGATGGTGGCGCCGTTCGAGACCGCCGCCTTCGCGCTGACCGATGTGGGCCAGATCAGTGCCCCGGTGCAGTCCCAGTTCGGCTGGCACATCATCAAGCTCGAGGAAAAGCGCCAGACCACGCCGCCGGCCTTCGAAGAGGTCGCTGGCGAATTGCAGCAGCAATTGCTGGTGACGACCTATGACGCCACGCTGGATCAGCTGCGCGAGGGTGTGGAAATCGACATTCCCGACGCCACGCTCAAGGCTGCGGTCGATGCCCAGACCCAGCCGGCCGAAGCAGCGCCGACAGAGTAAGCTCGTCCCAGCCCCCCGGCGCATGCCTGGGCCTCCGAACGTCACCCTCGGGCTTGACCCGAGGGGGCTACACTTGCCGGACGATCGTTAAGTTCAGAGCCCTCGGGTCAAGCCCGAGGGTGACGCCGGTGAATTTACGCGGACTTAGGCGCCGCTCGCCTCCAGCCCCCGCACCATCTGCCTGGCCACCCGGCGCAATTGCCCGGGGTCGCGCTCGATGCGGCCGGTCAGCAGACGCTGCCAGATGAAGCCGGCCAGCATGTCGGCGCATAAACCAACATCGATATCGGCCGACAGCTCGCCCCTCTCGATGCCGCGCTGAAAGATTTCCCCGCTCTGGATGCGCCGCTCGGCGGAATATTCGAGCAGCGAGGCGGCGGCGGCCGCATC
This sequence is a window from Devosia ginsengisoli. Protein-coding genes within it:
- the xerD gene encoding site-specific tyrosine recombinase XerD, whose amino-acid sequence is MSGGHLIGAFLEMMSAERGAARNTIAAYRRDLADYAGYVAGRQQTLLDVNRDTVNAFLDRLKHDGLSASSSARRLSAIRQFHKFLCADGMRGDDPTRIVPSPKSRRALPKVLSLAEVDTLLTTAETEASKAASPQKQATAQRLYVLLELLYATGLRVSELVSLRRSAVMRDAGFLTVVGKGSKERIVPLNDRARDAVKAYAATLEKDEVFLFPAAGAEGYLSRQVFARDLKQLAMDAGITPSRVAPHVLRHAFASHLLAGGADLRVVQMLLGHADISTTQIYTHVLDEKLRTLVETHHPLAEG
- a CDS encoding acetyl-CoA carboxylase carboxyltransferase subunit alpha; this translates as MQSYLDFEKPVADLEGKIAELKAMATSDQAVSIDEEVNRLSSRADEALVEIYKKLTPWQKTQVARHPQRPHFSDYVGKLITEWTPLAGDRKYREDAALLAGFGRFNGQAVAILGQEKGSSTETRLKHNFGMASPEGYRKAVRIMDMADRFNIPMISFVDTAGAYPGIGAEERGQAEAIARSTEKCLELGVPNIAIVIGEGGSGGAIAIAVANRVLMLENAIYSVISPEAGASILFRDAARAQDMATAQKITAQDLLGFGVIDGIIPEPAGGAHRHHEAIMDATRGAIAKFLGDFEGKGRLETREHRREKFLAIGTTL
- a CDS encoding L,D-transpeptidase family protein — its product is MLRKISSALILLWVAFGLVACGGFLPKSSDNRHNQPLSSVVQAGLRNMGSSPGEAMLVRIFKEEKTLEVWKRTTSGSFRLFKTYEICAYSGDLGPKIKEGDRQSPEGFYTITPGLMNPRSSYYLAFNTGFPNKFDRVWGRTGTDLMVHGDCSSRGCYAMTDDGIAEIYALARESFKGGNQSFQLQIFPFKMTAAKLAQKASSPHIGFWKDIKEGYDLFELTKTPPAWDVCERQYIFNAVGGGALNPLGPCPAVVQNAALTERQQADDIAYAAAVESEAQKAARLAAEAERQAAAEAAAKARGEAIGGFFSGIGNMFGGKDADIVPVMSGQPAPRPMPPLVR
- a CDS encoding peptidylprolyl isomerase, yielding MKFSLSRLARNASVLALMLGAGMAAPAFAQDAAPAEAAPPAAEAPAAASPDTVVATVGGEPITEADLSFAAEDLTQQLNQMPPDQRRPFLLRVLIDTKMVAQAGRQAGLADAPLFKQRIHYLEERALHSAYLSEAFVKEVTEDAVRADYDKFVADFVPADEIRASHILVETEEKANELKAELDGGADFATLAKENSIDPGAANGGDLGFFGKGMMVAPFETAAFALTDVGQISAPVQSQFGWHIIKLEEKRQTTPPAFEEVAGELQQQLLVTTYDATLDQLREGVEIDIPDATLKAAVDAQTQPAEAAPTE